One Symbiobacterium terraclitae genomic region harbors:
- a CDS encoding sigma-54 interaction domain-containing protein, with the protein MGRDLLSASVRPLLDLIDLAVTIVDAEGRVVAWNARAERLYGIAARDILGREITGFFTPASLMVRRVLETGQRVEWTYHQPRPGIFVLVSAAPVLQDGKMAGAMAVERDVTDLVELSGELTRARGQVAALEQRLSAPPVPAPPAADPFHAIKGRHPAIRKAVHLASLVATTDATTLIRGESGVGKELFARAIHQASRRRDGPFVVLNCGAIPVTLLESELFGYAPGAFTGASPKGQGGKLELAHGGTLFLDEVGELPPEAQVKLLRFLEDRKFYRVGGSVPISVDVRVVVATNRDLEDLVRQGRYRDDLYWRLNVFTLDIPPLRERKEDIAELVQRFLHEFCVRYDRQPVDVHPAVIQALMEHPWPGNVRELRNAVERMVILATDGAVGPELLPAILGSGRREEPAAGAPAPAGPALSAPPGEREEILSALAATRHNRSAAARLLGISRGTLYNRMRRLGLMTGPDPTPAQSP; encoded by the coding sequence TTGGGGAGGGACCTTCTGAGCGCCAGCGTGCGGCCGCTGCTGGATCTGATCGACCTCGCCGTCACCATCGTGGACGCCGAGGGCCGGGTCGTGGCGTGGAACGCCCGCGCCGAGCGGCTCTACGGCATCGCCGCCCGTGACATCCTCGGCCGGGAGATCACCGGCTTCTTCACCCCGGCGTCGCTCATGGTCCGCCGGGTGCTGGAGACCGGCCAGCGGGTGGAGTGGACCTACCACCAGCCCCGGCCCGGCATCTTCGTGCTGGTCTCGGCCGCACCGGTGCTGCAGGACGGGAAGATGGCCGGTGCGATGGCGGTGGAGCGGGACGTGACCGACCTGGTGGAGCTCTCGGGCGAGCTGACGCGGGCCCGGGGGCAGGTGGCCGCCCTGGAGCAGCGGCTCTCGGCTCCGCCTGTGCCGGCCCCGCCGGCCGCCGACCCGTTCCACGCCATCAAGGGCCGCCACCCCGCCATCCGCAAGGCGGTCCACCTGGCCTCGCTGGTGGCCACCACGGACGCCACCACGCTGATCCGGGGCGAGAGCGGCGTCGGCAAGGAGCTGTTCGCCCGGGCCATCCACCAGGCCTCGCGGCGGCGCGACGGCCCCTTCGTGGTGCTCAACTGCGGCGCCATCCCCGTGACGCTCCTGGAGAGCGAGCTCTTCGGCTACGCCCCGGGCGCCTTCACCGGCGCCAGCCCCAAGGGCCAGGGCGGCAAGCTGGAGCTGGCCCACGGGGGTACCCTCTTCCTGGACGAGGTGGGCGAGCTGCCCCCCGAGGCGCAGGTGAAGCTTCTCCGGTTCCTGGAGGACCGGAAGTTCTACCGCGTCGGCGGCTCGGTGCCCATCTCCGTCGACGTCCGGGTGGTGGTCGCCACCAACCGCGACCTGGAGGACCTGGTCCGCCAGGGGCGGTACCGGGACGACCTCTACTGGCGGCTCAATGTCTTCACCCTCGACATCCCGCCGCTCCGGGAGCGGAAGGAGGACATCGCCGAGCTGGTGCAGCGCTTCCTGCACGAGTTCTGCGTGCGCTACGACCGGCAGCCGGTGGATGTGCACCCGGCGGTGATCCAGGCGCTGATGGAGCACCCGTGGCCGGGCAACGTGCGCGAGCTGCGCAACGCCGTCGAGCGCATGGTGATCCTGGCCACGGACGGCGCCGTCGGCCCGGAGCTCCTCCCGGCCATCCTGGGATCCGGCCGCAGGGAGGAGCCGGCGGCAGGAGCGCCTGCCCCCGCGGGGCCCGCCTTGTCCGCCCCGCCCGGCGAGCGGGAGGAGATCCTGTCCGCCCTGGCAGCGACGCGGCATAACCGCAGCGCCGCAGCGCGGCTCCTGGGCATCTCCCGGGGCACCCTCTACAACCGCATGCGCCGGCTCGGGCTCATGACAGGCCCAGATCCAACTCCTGCCCAATCCCCCTAG
- a CDS encoding proline dehydrogenase family protein → MSTLARKAILSMAGNRLMTGLMTRHGLKLGASRFVAGVTLQDAVETARKLNEQGLAVTLDLLGEGVTTREDARTMAEGCAAILEAIHRERLDANLSVKPTQLGLAIGAEAAMENLTQLQDIAKRTGNFIRIDMEASDTVDATLDVVKRLYAREPNVGTVIQAYLYRSPKDLQELAELGMNVRLVKGAYLEPPSVAYPKKADTDEAFKRLIAQHLSAGCYTAVATHDEAIIAFTKRFVEEHAIPRHQFEFQMLYGIRTELQRQLAGEGYRTRVYVPFGTYWYPYFVRRLAERPANVWFVLANLMKP, encoded by the coding sequence GTGTCAACGCTTGCTCGCAAGGCCATTCTCTCGATGGCCGGTAACCGCCTCATGACCGGCCTCATGACCCGGCACGGGCTGAAGCTGGGCGCCAGCCGCTTCGTGGCCGGCGTCACGCTCCAGGACGCCGTCGAGACTGCCCGCAAGCTCAACGAGCAGGGCCTGGCCGTCACGCTGGACCTGCTCGGCGAGGGCGTCACCACCCGCGAGGACGCCCGCACCATGGCCGAGGGCTGTGCCGCCATCCTGGAGGCGATCCATCGCGAGCGGCTGGACGCGAACCTCTCGGTGAAGCCGACCCAGCTCGGGCTGGCGATCGGCGCCGAGGCGGCGATGGAGAACCTGACGCAGCTGCAGGACATCGCGAAGCGCACCGGCAACTTCATCCGGATCGACATGGAGGCCAGCGATACCGTCGACGCGACCCTCGACGTGGTGAAGCGGCTGTATGCCCGTGAGCCCAACGTGGGCACGGTAATCCAGGCTTACCTGTACCGGAGCCCCAAGGACCTGCAGGAGCTGGCCGAACTGGGCATGAACGTCCGCCTGGTCAAGGGTGCCTACCTGGAGCCCCCGTCCGTGGCCTATCCGAAGAAGGCGGACACGGACGAGGCGTTCAAGCGGCTCATCGCCCAGCATCTGTCCGCAGGGTGCTACACGGCGGTGGCCACCCACGACGAGGCCATCATCGCCTTCACGAAGCGGTTTGTGGAGGAGCACGCCATCCCGCGGCACCAGTTCGAGTTCCAGATGCTCTACGGCATCCGCACCGAGCTGCAGCGGCAGCTGGCCGGCGAGGGCTACCGCACGCGCGTCTACGTCCCCTTCGGGACTTATTGGTATCCCTATTTCGTGCGGCGGCTGGCGGAGCGGCCGGCCAACGTCTGGTTCGTCCTCGCAAACTTGATGAAGCCCTAG
- a CDS encoding ABC transporter permease produces the protein MRRANQVRQVLMLNFRQLMRNRTAFFFNLIMPVLMLLYFGAANGGTHITTVATVAVGLVDQDGGPVARLIETGLRESGHFRVEVGDEAELIRRLDAGKVRAVLVLPPGLSERVAAGTGPSELTLHWDPTSSASVAARGGLQYLVQSLETFGREPLFTVRDRRLDSTERLGFFDFTMPGLLVYMVLNAGIMSVGPTISFQRRAGTLRHMFSTPLTLSSWLLGTVGSIQLMAVLQWFVLWGAGIAMFNVHMPANLPGTLLILLLSSTAGIGIGLAIAAFVRNGEAAMPVSIIVSMGLSFLGGAMLPLDQAPEIVQAIMRVMPSFYMTHALQQVTMKGQSLATALPDLGVLAGTAALSLSLAAWRLRRTVAAAV, from the coding sequence ATGCGCAGAGCCAACCAGGTGCGGCAGGTGCTAATGCTGAACTTCCGGCAGCTGATGCGGAACCGGACCGCGTTCTTCTTCAACCTGATCATGCCCGTGCTGATGCTCCTCTATTTCGGTGCGGCCAACGGCGGCACCCACATCACCACCGTCGCCACCGTGGCGGTGGGGCTGGTGGATCAGGACGGCGGGCCCGTGGCCCGGCTGATCGAAACCGGCCTGCGCGAGTCGGGCCACTTCCGGGTGGAGGTGGGCGACGAGGCCGAGCTGATCAGGCGGCTGGACGCCGGCAAGGTCAGGGCCGTCCTGGTGCTGCCGCCCGGGCTGAGCGAGCGGGTGGCTGCCGGCACCGGCCCCAGCGAGTTGACCCTCCACTGGGACCCGACCTCCAGCGCATCGGTCGCTGCAAGGGGTGGGCTGCAGTACCTGGTTCAGAGCCTGGAGACGTTCGGCCGGGAGCCGCTGTTCACCGTGCGCGACCGGCGCCTCGACTCCACCGAGCGGCTGGGCTTCTTCGACTTCACCATGCCCGGCCTCCTGGTCTACATGGTGCTCAACGCCGGGATCATGTCGGTCGGTCCCACCATCTCCTTCCAGCGCCGGGCGGGAACGCTGCGCCACATGTTCAGCACGCCGCTGACCCTGAGCAGCTGGCTGCTGGGAACCGTGGGCAGCATCCAACTGATGGCGGTCCTGCAGTGGTTTGTGCTCTGGGGCGCGGGCATCGCGATGTTCAACGTGCACATGCCCGCCAACTTGCCAGGCACGCTCCTCATCCTGCTGCTGAGCAGCACGGCGGGCATCGGCATCGGGCTGGCCATCGCCGCCTTCGTCCGCAACGGCGAGGCCGCCATGCCGGTCTCGATCATCGTCTCTATGGGACTCAGCTTCCTGGGCGGCGCGATGCTGCCCCTGGATCAGGCCCCGGAGATCGTGCAGGCGATCATGCGGGTCATGCCCAGCTTCTATATGACCCACGCCCTCCAGCAGGTCACGATGAAGGGCCAGTCGCTCGCCACCGCCCTGCCAGACCTGGGGGTCCTGGCCGGCACGGCGGCGCTGAGCCTCAGCCTGGCCGCTTGGCGGCTGCGCCGGACCGTCGCCGCCGCCGTCTGA
- a CDS encoding GAF domain-containing sensor histidine kinase, which yields MARLPPQHRLFLLLLGVGLAPWLILPASGLAPRPLAWAALPMALLLYLLALRVARPIGEVLALARRLREGDLGARAVLQPGTDWFLLARTLSDLAEQLDTVTWSLEEQVAARTAALARKADQLRAVGQVGQQVAAVLEPDVLLHFVTRVMRGTFGYDVVAVLLQHRDYLVLAACAARGREEVPLGRAFPLVGPNPSPLARALADQPPDDGPARADAAGADSPPESAAPTPLLPDMAVEAEMAIPIRLADRTLGLMVVQSLSPDPFDEEDHFTVQTIAGQVAVALENARLLEAERQLRGLAVVEERNRMAREIHDTLAQGFMGIIMQLRAMEAAADPETARFHREAALTLAQESLQEARRSVWNLRPRPLEDRRLSEALAAELAALQRQVGLSGQFTARGAVDDLAPHVEAALLRIAQEAMRNAVKYAQATRLDVRLAEAGGEVTLQVADDGVGFDPACPPRPAGGGFGLGMMAERARQVGGSLELDTRPWAGCRVVVRVPLRKGG from the coding sequence ATGGCCCGCCTACCGCCGCAACACCGGCTTTTCCTGCTTCTGCTGGGCGTCGGGCTCGCGCCCTGGCTCATCCTGCCCGCGTCCGGCCTCGCGCCTCGCCCCCTGGCGTGGGCGGCGCTCCCGATGGCCCTCCTCCTCTACCTGCTGGCGCTCCGCGTCGCCCGGCCGATCGGCGAGGTGCTGGCCCTGGCCCGCCGCCTGCGGGAGGGCGATCTGGGGGCCCGGGCGGTGCTGCAGCCGGGGACCGACTGGTTCCTGCTGGCCCGCACCCTGAGCGACCTGGCGGAGCAGCTCGACACGGTGACCTGGAGCCTGGAGGAGCAGGTGGCGGCGCGCACCGCGGCGCTCGCCCGCAAGGCGGACCAGCTGCGTGCGGTGGGGCAGGTGGGGCAGCAGGTGGCGGCCGTGCTGGAGCCGGACGTGCTGCTCCACTTCGTCACGCGGGTCATGCGAGGCACGTTCGGCTACGACGTCGTGGCCGTGCTGCTACAGCACCGCGACTACCTGGTGCTGGCCGCCTGCGCGGCCCGGGGGCGTGAGGAGGTGCCCCTGGGGCGCGCCTTCCCGCTGGTGGGACCCAACCCGTCTCCGCTCGCGCGGGCGCTGGCTGATCAGCCGCCCGACGACGGGCCAGCCCGGGCCGACGCCGCCGGGGCCGACAGCCCGCCGGAAAGCGCCGCACCCACGCCCCTGCTGCCGGACATGGCCGTCGAGGCCGAGATGGCCATTCCCATCCGGCTGGCCGACCGCACCCTGGGCCTGATGGTGGTGCAGAGCCTCAGCCCCGACCCCTTCGACGAGGAGGACCACTTCACCGTGCAGACCATCGCCGGGCAGGTGGCCGTCGCCCTGGAGAACGCCCGCCTGCTGGAGGCCGAGCGGCAGCTGCGGGGCCTGGCCGTCGTGGAGGAACGCAACCGGATGGCCCGGGAGATCCACGACACCCTGGCGCAGGGGTTCATGGGGATCATCATGCAGCTACGGGCGATGGAGGCGGCGGCCGATCCGGAGACCGCCCGCTTCCACCGGGAGGCGGCGCTGACGCTGGCGCAGGAGTCGCTCCAGGAGGCCCGGCGCTCGGTCTGGAACCTGCGCCCCCGCCCGCTGGAGGACCGGCGGCTGTCGGAGGCGCTGGCCGCCGAGCTGGCCGCCCTGCAGCGGCAGGTCGGGCTGTCGGGGCAGTTCACGGCCCGGGGCGCGGTCGACGACCTGGCGCCGCACGTCGAGGCGGCCCTGCTGCGCATCGCGCAGGAGGCGATGCGCAACGCCGTCAAGTACGCGCAGGCCACCCGGCTCGACGTGCGCCTCGCGGAGGCCGGCGGCGAGGTCACCCTGCAGGTGGCCGACGACGGCGTGGGCTTCGATCCGGCCTGCCCGCCGCGGCCCGCCGGCGGCGGGTTCGGGCTGGGCATGATGGCCGAGCGGGCGCGCCAGGTGGGTGGGAGTCTGGAACTGGATACGAGACCGTGGGCCGGTTGCCGCGTGGTGGTCCGCGTTCCCCTGCGAAAGGGTGGGTGA
- a CDS encoding ABC transporter ATP-binding protein, whose product MDQILIDAQGLTKRYGDVVAVHGFSLQVRAGEIVGLLGPNGAGKTTAIEMMEGLRVPDAGQCRVCGFDSLRQSREIRHRIGIALQWARLPEYATVLEVLTLYASFYEDPLPVGDLLRRFSLEEKARTQCNHLSGGQRQRLALAVALIGRPAVLFLDEPTTGLDPQARHALWDVILGLREEGRAILLTTHYMDEAERLCDRVVVMDHGRILAEGSPRQLARAYGPEAAVELDPGGAPVDLAALARLPAVTGVRSEDGRVLLHTANPPATLMALANYAQEHSLPLSDLRTRSATMEDVFMALTGRRLRD is encoded by the coding sequence ATGGACCAGATTCTGATCGACGCGCAGGGGCTGACGAAGCGGTACGGCGACGTGGTGGCCGTCCACGGATTCAGCCTGCAGGTGCGCGCCGGCGAGATCGTCGGCCTGCTGGGCCCCAACGGCGCCGGCAAGACCACGGCGATTGAGATGATGGAAGGGCTGCGGGTCCCGGATGCCGGCCAGTGCCGCGTCTGCGGCTTCGACAGCCTGCGGCAGAGCCGTGAGATCCGGCACCGCATCGGCATCGCCCTGCAGTGGGCACGGCTGCCCGAGTACGCCACCGTGCTGGAGGTGCTGACGCTGTACGCCAGCTTCTACGAAGACCCGCTGCCGGTGGGCGACCTGCTCCGGCGGTTCAGCCTGGAAGAGAAGGCCCGCACCCAGTGCAACCACCTCTCCGGCGGGCAGCGGCAGCGGCTGGCCCTGGCCGTGGCCCTCATCGGCCGGCCGGCGGTGCTCTTCTTGGACGAGCCGACCACCGGGCTGGACCCACAGGCGCGCCACGCCCTCTGGGACGTGATCCTGGGCCTGCGGGAGGAGGGGCGGGCGATCCTGCTGACCACCCACTACATGGACGAGGCGGAGCGGCTGTGCGACCGGGTGGTGGTGATGGACCACGGCCGCATCCTGGCCGAGGGGAGCCCGAGGCAGCTGGCCCGGGCGTACGGACCGGAGGCCGCGGTGGAGCTGGACCCGGGCGGCGCCCCGGTGGACCTGGCCGCGCTGGCGCGGCTGCCCGCCGTGACCGGCGTGCGGTCAGAGGACGGGCGGGTGCTGCTGCACACCGCCAACCCGCCGGCCACCCTGATGGCGCTGGCCAACTACGCCCAGGAGCACAGCCTCCCGCTCTCCGATCTGCGCACGCGCTCGGCCACGATGGAGGACGTGTTCATGGCCCTCACGGGAAGGAGGCTGCGTGACTGA
- a CDS encoding response regulator encodes MAIRLVVVDDHRVVRAGLVALLRQSPGLEVVGEAGDGREALEVVAAVQPDVVLMDIQMPVMDGVEATRQIRSRFPGVEVLVLTTYDDDELIWGGLQAGAKGYLLKDAPPQDLLRGIETVARGQSLLPPEIAAKLVQVISQGGPAARQEPAEGLTERESEILRLIASGAANKEIAAALCISENTVKTHISNLFQKLGARDRTEAVTRALTRGWLRL; translated from the coding sequence ATGGCGATTCGGTTGGTGGTGGTCGACGACCACCGCGTCGTGCGGGCCGGCCTGGTCGCCCTGCTGCGCCAGTCGCCGGGCCTGGAGGTGGTGGGCGAGGCCGGCGACGGTCGGGAAGCCCTGGAGGTGGTGGCCGCCGTCCAGCCCGACGTGGTGCTGATGGACATCCAGATGCCGGTGATGGACGGCGTTGAGGCCACCCGGCAGATTCGCAGCCGCTTCCCCGGCGTCGAGGTGCTGGTGCTCACCACCTACGACGACGACGAGCTGATCTGGGGCGGCCTCCAGGCCGGGGCGAAGGGCTACCTGCTGAAGGACGCCCCGCCGCAGGATCTGCTGCGGGGAATCGAGACGGTTGCCCGGGGGCAGTCGCTTCTCCCGCCGGAGATCGCGGCCAAGCTGGTGCAGGTGATCAGCCAGGGCGGGCCGGCGGCCCGGCAGGAGCCGGCGGAGGGGCTGACGGAGCGCGAGAGCGAGATCCTGCGGCTCATCGCCTCGGGCGCGGCCAACAAGGAGATTGCCGCCGCGCTCTGCATCAGTGAGAACACGGTGAAGACCCATATCTCCAACCTGTTTCAGAAGCTGGGGGCGCGCGACCGTACGGAGGCAGTCACCCGTGCGCTCACGCGCGGCTGGCTCAGGCTGTAG
- a CDS encoding ornithine cyclodeaminase family protein, whose translation MRILGARDLMGILTMEEAIDAVATALTEFSAGRADAPTRLAVPVPESHGTSLFMPALVARAGGLGVKFVSFFPRNKELGRPAVSGVLVLADVRTAEPVALLEASYLTALRTGAATGLATRLLAREDAHTVAIIGTGGQAPMQLRGIMAVRDIREVRLYNRNPDKAYRCTRAIAEQLPPGRQPRLVVCLTPEDVVRGADIVVTATDSLTPVFPAGLVEPGMHLNAIGSFRPTMQELPPGVISPAAKVVVESRAVALEESGDLVIPVRSGLFRPEDIHAELGEIAAGKKPGRVSPDEITVFKSVGLAAMDVVVGRIMYERAVARGIGQELDLGLS comes from the coding sequence GTGCGCATCCTTGGGGCTCGTGACCTGATGGGGATCCTGACCATGGAAGAGGCCATCGACGCCGTGGCCACCGCGCTGACCGAGTTCTCGGCCGGGCGGGCCGACGCGCCCACCCGCCTCGCCGTGCCCGTGCCCGAGAGCCATGGCACCAGCCTGTTCATGCCCGCCCTGGTGGCGCGGGCCGGAGGCCTGGGGGTGAAGTTCGTCTCGTTCTTCCCCCGGAACAAGGAGCTGGGCAGGCCCGCCGTCTCCGGGGTGCTGGTGCTGGCCGACGTGAGGACGGCGGAGCCCGTCGCCCTGCTGGAGGCCTCCTACCTGACCGCCCTGCGCACGGGCGCGGCCACCGGGCTGGCCACGCGGCTGCTGGCGCGGGAGGATGCCCACACGGTGGCGATCATCGGCACCGGCGGGCAGGCGCCCATGCAGCTCCGGGGGATCATGGCGGTGAGAGACATCCGGGAGGTGCGGCTCTACAACCGCAACCCGGACAAGGCCTACCGGTGCACCCGGGCCATCGCGGAGCAGCTCCCGCCCGGGCGGCAGCCCCGCCTGGTGGTCTGCCTCACCCCGGAGGACGTGGTGCGGGGGGCCGACATCGTGGTGACCGCCACGGACTCCCTGACGCCCGTCTTCCCCGCCGGCCTGGTGGAGCCGGGCATGCACCTGAACGCCATCGGCTCCTTCCGGCCTACCATGCAGGAGCTGCCGCCCGGCGTGATCAGCCCGGCGGCGAAGGTGGTGGTAGAGTCGCGCGCGGTCGCGCTGGAGGAGAGCGGCGACCTGGTGATCCCGGTGCGCAGCGGCCTCTTCCGGCCCGAGGACATCCACGCCGAGCTGGGGGAGATCGCGGCCGGCAAGAAGCCGGGGCGGGTGTCGCCCGACGAGATCACGGTCTTCAAGTCAGTGGGGCTGGCCGCCATGGACGTCGTGGTCGGCCGGATCATGTACGAGCGCGCCGTGGCTAGGGGGATTGGGCAGGAGTTGGATCTGGGCCTGTCATGA
- the pruA gene encoding L-glutamate gamma-semialdehyde dehydrogenase, which yields MVPYRPEPLSDFSNPAVAAEFERALACVSAQLGKRYPMIIGGRRVDAPESITSVNPSRPDQVVGYAARGGLAEAEVAVDAALEAFPAWSRTPAEVRARILFKAAAVMRRRKHELSAWLSHEVGKNWVEADADTAEAIDFLEYYGRQMLKLAAPQELTRIPGEENHLYYRPLGVGVVHSPFNFPLAILTGMTAAAIVTGNTVVVKPSTEAPVIAAKLFEVLEEAGLPPGVANLLYADPVEVGDYLTTHREVRFINFTGSRHVGCQIYEKAAKVQPGQIFLRRVIAEMGGKDAIIVDGTADLDEAAAGIVTSAFGFSGQKCSACSRAIVTADVYDQLLGRVVARTRALKVGPATDRETDVGPVAAARFQQKILEYIEIGKSEGRLVTGGNALPGGYYVEPTIFADVAPTARIAQEEIFGPVLAFIKADDFAHALRIANGTEYGLTGAVYTRSRENLELARQEFMVGNLYFNRKCTGAIVGAQPFGGFNMSGTDSKAGGPDYLLLFTQAQTVVERL from the coding sequence ATGGTCCCCTATCGCCCTGAACCCTTGAGCGACTTCAGCAACCCGGCCGTGGCCGCCGAGTTCGAGCGGGCCCTGGCGTGCGTGAGCGCCCAGCTGGGCAAGCGCTATCCGATGATCATCGGCGGGCGGCGCGTCGACGCGCCCGAGTCCATCACGTCGGTCAACCCCTCCCGGCCCGACCAGGTGGTGGGCTACGCCGCCCGGGGCGGCCTGGCCGAGGCCGAGGTGGCGGTGGACGCCGCCCTCGAGGCCTTCCCGGCCTGGAGCCGGACCCCGGCCGAGGTCCGGGCGCGCATCCTCTTCAAGGCCGCCGCGGTGATGCGGCGCCGCAAGCACGAGCTGTCCGCCTGGCTGAGCCACGAGGTGGGCAAGAACTGGGTCGAGGCGGACGCCGACACCGCGGAGGCCATCGACTTCCTGGAGTACTACGGCCGGCAGATGCTGAAGCTGGCCGCCCCGCAGGAGCTCACCCGCATCCCCGGCGAGGAGAACCACCTCTACTACCGGCCCCTGGGCGTGGGGGTTGTGCACAGCCCGTTCAACTTCCCGCTGGCGATCCTGACGGGGATGACGGCCGCGGCGATCGTCACCGGCAACACGGTGGTGGTCAAGCCCTCCACCGAGGCGCCCGTCATCGCCGCCAAGCTCTTCGAGGTGCTGGAGGAGGCCGGGCTGCCCCCGGGCGTGGCCAACCTGCTCTACGCCGACCCGGTCGAGGTGGGCGACTACCTCACCACCCACCGGGAGGTCCGGTTCATCAACTTCACCGGCTCCCGCCACGTGGGCTGCCAGATCTACGAGAAGGCGGCCAAGGTGCAGCCGGGGCAGATCTTCCTGCGCCGCGTGATCGCGGAGATGGGCGGCAAGGACGCCATCATCGTGGACGGCACCGCCGACCTCGACGAGGCCGCGGCGGGCATCGTCACCTCGGCCTTCGGCTTCTCCGGCCAGAAGTGCTCCGCCTGCTCCCGGGCGATCGTGACGGCTGACGTCTACGACCAGCTGCTGGGGCGGGTGGTGGCCCGGACCCGGGCGCTGAAGGTCGGTCCGGCCACCGACCGGGAGACCGACGTCGGCCCCGTCGCCGCGGCCCGGTTCCAGCAGAAGATCCTGGAGTACATCGAGATCGGCAAGTCCGAGGGCCGGCTGGTGACCGGCGGCAACGCCCTGCCGGGCGGCTACTACGTGGAGCCCACGATCTTCGCCGACGTGGCGCCCACCGCCCGGATCGCCCAGGAGGAGATCTTCGGCCCGGTGCTGGCCTTCATCAAGGCGGACGACTTTGCCCACGCCCTCCGCATCGCCAACGGGACCGAGTACGGCCTGACCGGGGCGGTCTACACCCGCAGCCGGGAGAACCTGGAACTGGCCCGGCAGGAGTTCATGGTCGGGAACCTCTACTTCAACCGGAAGTGCACCGGCGCGATCGTCGGGGCCCAGCCCTTCGGCGGGTTCAACATGAGCGGCACCGACTCGAAGGCCGGCGGCCCGGACTACCTCTTGCTCTTCACCCAGGCGCAGACGGTGGTGGAGCGGCTGTAG
- a CDS encoding ABC transporter substrate-binding protein — translation MSRRSRKVRIVAPILALLLVLPLISACGGSKSAQTGHNEPASPATQTAPSPAPTTTPEPTTSPAANPQPASSPAPATTPEPAANPEPASPEPAAEPQSATRTIVDQAGRTVTIPAEVNRVITTWRPSTLLVISAGGRDKIAGVDTSSQKSEFLTKVFPGITDLPGVGNKKGLNVEQMVAVKPDVVFIWHGADTEPVIQQLESQGIPVVVLIPESLEQMKEAVTLLGEIMGTQEQARKMIAYYEDTLAMLKEKVGSIPEAEKLRVYMVGSSGVFSTVPGTMYQHFIIESAGGINVGAELQGGFSEVSAEQVVAWNPDVIVAVQYCDCTTEEILTNPQLQTVKAVQDGRVYMFPHSMDPWDYPEPRSILGMLWLAHTLYPERMADVDLLKEVDTFHETFFGKSFTALGGTLDE, via the coding sequence ATGTCACGTCGCTCGCGGAAGGTCCGCATCGTCGCGCCGATCCTGGCGCTGCTCCTGGTGCTGCCGCTGATCAGCGCCTGCGGCGGCTCGAAGTCTGCCCAGACCGGCCACAACGAGCCCGCGTCGCCTGCGACCCAGACGGCTCCGTCCCCGGCCCCGACGACCACCCCCGAACCGACCACCAGCCCGGCCGCCAACCCCCAGCCGGCATCCAGCCCGGCTCCGGCGACCACCCCAGAGCCGGCGGCCAATCCCGAGCCGGCCAGCCCCGAGCCCGCGGCTGAGCCGCAATCGGCCACCCGCACCATCGTCGACCAGGCCGGCCGCACGGTGACCATCCCCGCCGAGGTGAACCGGGTCATCACCACCTGGCGGCCGTCCACCCTGCTGGTGATCTCGGCCGGCGGGCGCGACAAGATCGCCGGCGTGGACACCTCCTCGCAGAAGTCCGAGTTCCTGACGAAGGTCTTCCCCGGCATCACCGACCTGCCCGGCGTGGGCAACAAGAAGGGCCTCAACGTCGAGCAGATGGTGGCGGTGAAGCCCGACGTGGTCTTCATCTGGCACGGCGCCGACACCGAGCCCGTCATCCAGCAGCTGGAGTCGCAGGGCATCCCGGTGGTCGTGCTGATCCCCGAGAGCCTGGAGCAGATGAAGGAGGCCGTCACCCTGCTGGGCGAGATCATGGGCACGCAGGAGCAGGCCCGGAAGATGATCGCCTACTACGAAGACACCCTCGCCATGCTGAAGGAGAAGGTGGGTTCGATCCCTGAGGCGGAGAAGCTCCGGGTCTACATGGTCGGCTCCAGCGGCGTCTTCTCCACGGTGCCGGGTACGATGTACCAGCACTTCATCATCGAGTCGGCCGGCGGTATCAACGTCGGCGCCGAGCTGCAGGGCGGCTTCTCCGAGGTCTCCGCCGAGCAGGTGGTCGCCTGGAACCCCGACGTCATCGTGGCGGTGCAGTACTGCGACTGCACCACGGAGGAGATCCTGACCAACCCGCAGCTGCAGACCGTGAAGGCGGTGCAGGACGGCCGGGTCTACATGTTCCCGCACAGCATGGACCCGTGGGACTACCCGGAGCCCCGCTCGATCCTGGGCATGCTCTGGCTGGCCCACACGCTCTACCCCGAGCGGATGGCCGACGTGGACCTGCTGAAGGAAGTCGACA